One Nocardioides oleivorans DNA segment encodes these proteins:
- a CDS encoding fumarate hydratase, which translates to MSDADFLYSDLLPTAGSNGAAETPYRLVTTEGVSTFEVDGQTFLKVDPEAIRRLTEEAMHDISHYLRPGHLAQLRKIIDDPEASGNDRFVALDLLKNVNISAGGVLPMCQDTGTAIVMGKKSEGVLTGADDGEAISRGVYDAYTRLNLRYSQLAPLTTFEEKNTGTNLPAQIELYSTPAKETPEYKFLFMAKGGGSANKSFLFQETKAVLNPTRLMEFLDEKIRSLGTAACPPYHLAVVIGGTSAEFALKTAKYASAHYLDDLPTEGSMAAHGIRDTALEEQVFELTQSFGIGAQFGGKYFCHDVRVIRLPRHGASCPVAIAVSCSADRQALGKITPDGVFLEQLETDPAHYMPEAGMADDIAGGEVVQVDLNQPMADILAELSQHPVKTRLSLTGPLVVARDIAHAKIKERLDAGEEMPDYLRNHPVYYAGPAKTPEGMPSGSFGPTTAGRMDSYVEQFQAAGGSMVMLAKGNRSKQVTEACGTHGGFYLGSIGGPAARLAQDCIRSVEVVEYEELGMEAVWRIEVEDFPAFIVVDDKGNDFFTDPSGAVTVPITGIKVRSAQ; encoded by the coding sequence GTGAGCGACGCTGACTTCCTCTACTCAGACCTCCTCCCCACCGCCGGTTCCAACGGTGCAGCCGAGACGCCCTACCGGCTCGTGACGACCGAGGGCGTGTCGACCTTCGAGGTCGACGGACAGACCTTCCTGAAGGTCGACCCCGAGGCGATCCGACGGCTCACCGAGGAGGCGATGCACGACATCAGCCACTACCTCCGGCCCGGCCACCTCGCCCAGCTGCGCAAGATCATCGACGACCCCGAGGCCTCCGGCAACGACCGCTTCGTCGCGCTCGACCTGCTCAAGAACGTCAACATCTCCGCCGGCGGCGTGCTGCCGATGTGCCAGGACACCGGCACCGCGATCGTGATGGGCAAGAAGTCCGAGGGCGTGCTCACCGGCGCCGACGACGGCGAGGCGATCAGCCGGGGGGTGTACGACGCCTACACCCGCCTCAACCTCCGCTACTCGCAGCTCGCGCCGCTGACGACGTTCGAGGAGAAGAACACCGGCACCAACCTGCCGGCGCAGATCGAGCTCTACTCCACGCCGGCCAAGGAGACGCCTGAGTACAAGTTCCTCTTCATGGCCAAGGGCGGCGGCTCGGCCAACAAGTCGTTCCTCTTCCAGGAGACCAAGGCGGTCCTCAACCCGACGCGCCTGATGGAGTTCCTCGACGAGAAGATCCGCTCGCTCGGCACGGCCGCCTGCCCGCCGTACCACCTCGCCGTCGTCATCGGCGGCACCAGCGCGGAGTTCGCGCTGAAGACCGCGAAGTACGCCTCCGCGCACTACCTCGACGACCTCCCGACCGAGGGCTCGATGGCCGCCCACGGCATCCGCGACACCGCGCTCGAGGAACAGGTCTTCGAGCTCACCCAGTCCTTCGGGATCGGCGCGCAGTTCGGCGGGAAGTACTTCTGCCACGACGTCCGCGTCATCCGGCTCCCCCGCCACGGCGCCTCCTGCCCCGTCGCGATCGCCGTCTCGTGCTCGGCCGACCGGCAGGCGCTCGGCAAGATCACCCCCGACGGCGTCTTCCTCGAGCAGCTCGAGACCGACCCGGCCCACTACATGCCCGAGGCCGGGATGGCCGACGACATCGCCGGCGGCGAGGTGGTCCAGGTGGACCTCAACCAGCCGATGGCCGACATCCTCGCCGAGCTCTCGCAGCATCCGGTCAAGACGCGGCTCTCGCTGACCGGCCCGCTCGTCGTCGCGCGCGACATCGCGCACGCCAAGATCAAGGAGCGCCTCGACGCCGGCGAGGAGATGCCCGACTACCTCAGGAACCACCCGGTCTACTACGCCGGTCCGGCCAAGACGCCCGAGGGCATGCCGTCGGGCTCCTTCGGCCCGACGACCGCCGGTCGGATGGACTCCTACGTCGAGCAGTTCCAGGCCGCCGGCGGCTCGATGGTGATGCTCGCCAAGGGCAACCGCTCCAAGCAGGTCACCGAGGCGTGCGGCACCCACGGCGGGTTCTACCTCGGCTCCATCGGCGGCCCCGCCGCCCGGCTCGCGCAGGACTGCATCCGGTCCGTCGAGGTCGTGGAGTACGAGGAGCTCGGCATGGAGGCCGTCTGGAGGATCGAGGTCGAGGACTTCCCCGCCTTCATCGTCGTCGACGACAAGGGCAACGACTTCTTCACCGACCCCTCCGGTGCCGTGACCGTGCCGATCACCGGCATCAAGGTCCGCTCGGCCCAGTAG
- a CDS encoding ABC transporter substrate-binding protein produces MNTRKTLVSLAAMATLFSAAACAAPEKEKDTTTESGVDSATATSAEDFGGLDELVKAAQDEGELNVIALPPDWANYAEVISTFEDKYDIKVNSDQPDAASQDEINAANDLKGTDRAPDVFDLGQSVALANTDMFAPYQVETFDEIPDEFKDADGTWVNDYGGYMSIGYDSSVVPDVTSLADLMKPEFKGKVALNGDPTQAGAAFSGVMMAAIADGGSADDIAPGVDFFAELKKAGNFLTVDPDSTTIEQGTTPVVIDWDYLGAAAAANVDTWKTVVPEEAVVAGYYFQAINADAPHPAAARLWQEFLYSDEGQNLWLKGGARPVRGDAMAEAGTIDADLWGALPEVAGTPVIPTDEQTTKAGEYLATNWSKAIR; encoded by the coding sequence TTGAACACCCGCAAGACGCTTGTCTCCCTCGCCGCGATGGCGACCCTCTTCTCGGCCGCCGCATGTGCCGCGCCGGAGAAGGAGAAGGACACCACGACCGAGAGCGGCGTCGACTCCGCAACGGCCACCTCCGCCGAGGACTTCGGCGGCCTGGACGAGCTGGTCAAGGCCGCGCAGGACGAGGGCGAGCTCAACGTCATCGCGCTCCCGCCGGACTGGGCCAACTACGCCGAGGTCATCTCGACCTTCGAGGACAAGTACGACATCAAGGTCAACTCCGACCAGCCCGACGCCGCCTCGCAGGACGAGATCAACGCGGCCAACGACCTCAAGGGCACCGACCGCGCGCCCGACGTGTTCGACCTCGGCCAGTCGGTCGCGCTCGCCAACACCGACATGTTCGCGCCCTACCAGGTCGAGACGTTCGACGAGATCCCCGACGAGTTCAAGGACGCCGACGGCACCTGGGTCAACGACTACGGCGGCTACATGTCCATCGGCTACGACTCCTCCGTCGTCCCCGACGTCACCTCGCTGGCCGACCTGATGAAGCCCGAGTTCAAGGGCAAGGTCGCGCTCAACGGCGACCCGACGCAGGCCGGTGCCGCGTTCAGCGGCGTGATGATGGCGGCCATCGCCGACGGCGGCTCCGCCGACGACATCGCCCCCGGCGTCGACTTCTTCGCCGAGCTCAAGAAGGCCGGCAACTTCCTCACCGTCGACCCCGACTCGACCACGATCGAGCAGGGCACGACGCCGGTCGTCATCGACTGGGACTACCTCGGCGCGGCCGCTGCGGCCAACGTCGACACGTGGAAGACCGTCGTCCCCGAGGAGGCCGTGGTCGCGGGCTACTACTTCCAGGCGATCAACGCCGACGCGCCGCACCCGGCCGCCGCGCGCCTGTGGCAGGAGTTCCTCTACAGCGACGAGGGCCAGAACCTCTGGCTCAAGGGCGGCGCCCGTCCGGTCCGCGGCGACGCGATGGCCGAGGCCGGCACGATCGACGCCGACCTGTGGGGTGCCCTGCCCGAGGTCGCCGGCACGCCGGTGATCCCGACGGACGAGCAGACCACGAAGGCCGGCGAGTACCTCGCGACCAACTGGTCGAAGGCCATCCGCTGA